Proteins encoded in a region of the Prochlorococcus marinus CUG1416 genome:
- the lipB gene encoding lipoyl(octanoyl) transferase LipB: MVNRTAIIKQPDNISFFNDVYKLQKEYQEALILDNSNPDFIWIGEHQLCYTLGRGSNYDNLLFSLNDNNYDVFKIDRGGEVTCHMPGQLVTYLVLNLKNFNKDLNWYLRKIEEIIIKILGTFNIDCHSREGLTGVWIGNKKIASIGIGCKRWITINGFSINIDCELENFNKIVPCGIENCLMANMIDYNKNLNIQEVKRIVKKIIQEEFNFDFVSK; encoded by the coding sequence ATGGTTAATAGAACAGCAATAATTAAACAACCTGATAATATTTCTTTTTTCAATGATGTTTATAAATTACAAAAAGAATATCAGGAGGCATTGATTTTAGATAACTCTAACCCTGATTTTATTTGGATAGGTGAGCATCAACTCTGTTATACGTTGGGGAGAGGATCTAATTACGATAATTTATTATTTTCTTTGAATGATAATAATTATGATGTTTTTAAGATTGATAGAGGTGGTGAGGTTACTTGTCATATGCCAGGACAATTAGTAACTTACTTGGTGTTAAATTTGAAAAATTTTAATAAAGATTTAAATTGGTATTTAAGAAAAATTGAAGAAATTATTATAAAAATTCTTGGAACTTTTAATATAGATTGTCATTCAAGAGAGGGGCTCACTGGTGTTTGGATAGGAAATAAGAAAATTGCTTCAATTGGAATTGGTTGTAAAAGATGGATTACAATAAATGGATTTTCAATCAATATTGACTGTGAATTAGAAAACTTTAATAAAATTGTTCCTTGCGGGATAGAAAATTGTCTTATGGCAAATATGATTGATTACAACAAAAATTTAAATATTCAAGAAGTCAAAAGAATTGTTAAAAAAATCATTCAGGAAGAATTTAATTTTGATTTTGTATCAAAATAG